From a single Accipiter gentilis chromosome 8, bAccGen1.1, whole genome shotgun sequence genomic region:
- the USP33 gene encoding ubiquitin carboxyl-terminal hydrolase 33 isoform X1, with the protein MSSPESNCPHLESVGEITKEELIQKSHGTCQDCKVRGPNLWACLENRCTYVGCGESHVDHSTTHSQETKHCLTVNLTTLRVWCYACSKEVFLDRKLGSHSPLPNPRLSHQAQENSVQDFKIPSNPTLKIPLAAVFDDLDIEVEEDELKTRGLTGLKNIGNTCYMNAALQALSNCPPLTHFFLDCGGLARTDKKPAICKSYLKLMTELWHKSRPGSVVPTGLFQGIKTVNPTFRGYSQQDAQEFLRCLMDLLHEELKEPVVELEDAHPMSVEESMEEDKSQSDVGFQTCESCGTCDKTENDAIFKPVLEDPAETTMLIQDDDNNSITSKDWQKEKIPSNKLKQTNSMEDFEKDANTASETTECLNNQGTVKVQIHSRFSEYINDVHMNDISAAQTSSSNEGMNSRLSNSPPKSFPSCSSLAPVHKKVSTVSSPKRKKRKKYRSVISDIFDGTIISSVQCLTCDRLSVTLETFQDLSLPIPGKEDLAKLHSASHQTSLVKAGSCGEAYAPQGWIAFFMEYFKRFVVSCVPSWFWGPVVTLQDCLAAFFARDELKGDNMYSCGRCKKLRNGVKFCKVQKFPEILCIHLKRFRHELMFSTKIGTHVSFPLEGLDLQPFLAKDSPAQIVTYDLLSVICHHGTASSGHYIAYCRNNLNNLWYEFDDQSVTEVSESTVQNAEAYVLFYRKSSEEAQRERRRISGLLNMMEPSLLQFYVSRQWLNKFKTFAEPGPISNNDFLCMHGGVPPHKANFIEDLVVMLPQNIWDNLYSRYGGGPAVNHLYVCHTCQIESERIEKRRKNELEMFIRLNRAFQEEESPSTFYCISMQWFREWEGFVKAKDSDPPGPIDNAKIAVTKCGNAVLKQGADSGQISEETWNFLQSIYGGGPEIILRPPVPPVEPDILQTEEKIELETHGL; encoded by the exons ATGTCGTCGCCCGAAAGCAACTGTCCACACTTGGAATCAGTTGGTGAGATAACAAAAGAGGAATTGATACAGAAATCTCAT GGCACTTGTCAGGACTGTAAAGTCAGAGGACCCAACCTTTGGGCATGCTTAGAG AACAGATGTACGTATGTTGGCTGTGGTGAATCCCATGTTGATCACAGTACCACCCATTCCCAG gAGACAAAACACTGTCTAACTGTCAACCTTACTACACTCCGTGTTTGGTGTTATGCCTGTAGTAAGGAAGTATTCCTGGATAGAAAATTAGGATCTCATTCTCCACTGCCAAATCCAAGACTATCTCACCAAGCACAAGAAAATAGTGTGCAG GATTTTAAAATACCTAGTAATCCCACACTGAAGATTCCGCTGGCAGCTGTATTTGATGATTTAGATATCGAAGTGGAAGAAGATGAGTTAAAGACTAGAG GTCTAACAGGATTAAAAAATATTGGAAACACTTGTTATATGAATGCAGCTTTACAAGCTCTTTCCAACTG cCCACCTTTGACGCACTTTTTTCTTGACTGTGGAGGCTTAGCACGAACAGATAAGAAACCAGCAATTTGTAAAAGTTACCTCAAGCTGATGACAGAACTTTGGCACAAAAGCAG gcctGGTTCTGTTGTTCCTACTGGTTTATTTCAAGGAATTAAAACTGTTAATCCAACATTTCGAGGCTACTCTCAACAG GATGCACAAGAATTTTTGCGTTGTCTAATGGATTTGCTTCATGAAGAACTTAAAGAACCAGTTGTAGAACTGGAAGATGCCCATCCGATGAGTGTTGAAGAGAGTATGGAAGAAGACAAGAGCCAGTCAGATGTAGGCTTTCAGACCTGTGaatcctgtggtacctgtgataaaacagaaaatgatgcTATTTTTAAACCTGTCTTAGAGGATCCTGCAGAGACAACCATGTTAATTCAGGATGATGATAACAACTCAATTACATCCAAAgactggcagaaagaaaaaattccaagCAACAAGCTTAAACAAACAAATTCTATGGAAGACTTTGAAAAAGACGCAAACACTGCTTCAGAGACCACTGAATGTTTAAATAATCAAGGAACTGTCAAAGTACAGATACACAGCAGATTCTCAG AGTACATCAATGATGTCCACATGAATGATATATCTGCAGCTCAAACTTCATCATCAAATGAAGGGATGAACTCACGTTTATCAAACAGTCCTCCAAAATCATTCCCATCGTGCTCTTCACTGGCACCAGTCCACAAAAAAG TTTCAACTGTATCATCACCAAAAAGGAAGAAGCGCAAGAAGTACAGGAGTGTTATTTCTGATATATTTGATGGGACTATAATAAGCTCAGTACAGTGCTTGACTTGTGATCGG ctgTCTGTAACACTGGAGACCTTTCAGGATCTGTCCTTACCTATTCCAGGGAAGGAAGATCTTGCTAAACTCCATTCTGCAAGTCATCAGACATCTCTAGTCAAGGCAGGGTCATGTGGAGAGGCGTACGCTCCCCAGGGATGGATAGCTTTTTTTATGGAATATTTCAAAAG GTTTGTTGTCTCATGTGTTCCTAGCTGGTTTTGGGGTCCAGTTGTAACCTTACAAGATTGTCTTGCTGCCTTTTTCGCCAGAGATGAGCTCAAGG GTGATAACATGTACAGCTGTGGAAGGTGTAAGAA gtTAAGAAATGGAGTGAAATTCTGCAAAGTGCAAAAATTTCCTGAG ATATTGTGCATTCATCTCAAAAGATTTAGACATGAACTTATGTTTTCCACAAAAATTGGGACCCATGTGTCCTTTCCCTTGGAAGGCCTTGATCTTCAGCCTTTCCTTGCGAAGGACAGTCCAGCTCAAATAGTGACTTATGATCTCCTATCTGTCATCTGCCATCATGGAACTGCCAGCA GTGGACATTATATAGCTTATTGTCGCAACAATTTAAATAATTTGTGGTATGAATTTGATGACCAGAGTGTCACAGAAGTATCGGAATCAACAGTGCAAAACGCAGAAGCCTATGTTCTCTTCTATAG AAAGAGCAGTGAAGAAGCACAGAGAGAGAGACGGAGGATATCAGGTCTACTGAATATGATGGAACCAAGTCTTCTGCAGTTCTATGTTTCCAGACAGTGGTTAAATAAATTCAAGACTTTTGCAGAGCCAGGACCAATTTCAAATAATGACTTTCTTTGTATGCATGGAG GTGTTCCTCCACACAAAGCTAACTTCATAGAGGACCTAGTTGTAATGCTACCTCAAAATATATGGGATAATCTGTATAGCAG GTATGGAGGAGGACCAGCTGTTAACCATCTGTATGTTTGTCATACCTGCCAAATAGAGTCTGAAAGAattgaaaaaagaaggaaaaatgaattgGAAATGTTTATTCGG cttaaTAGAGCATTCCAAGAAGAAGAATCTCCATCAACTTTTTACTGCATCAGTATGCAGTGGTTCAGAGAATGGGAAGGGTTTGTAAAGGCTAAAGACAGTG ATCCTCCTGGTCCTATTGATAACGCTAAGATTGCAGTAACAAAATGTGGAAATGCTGTTCTAAAACAAG gtgCAGATTCTGGACAAATATCTGAAGAAACATGGAATTTTCTTCAGTCAATCTATGGTGGAGGTCCAGAGATTATACTCAGACCACCTGTTCCTCCAGTAGAACCTGATATCTTGCAAACAGAGGAGAAGATTGAATTAGAAACTCATGGTCTGTAG
- the USP33 gene encoding ubiquitin carboxyl-terminal hydrolase 33 isoform X2 → MSSPESNCPHLESVGEITKEELIQKSHGTCQDCKVRGPNLWACLENRCTYVGCGESHVDHSTTHSQETKHCLTVNLTTLRVWCYACSKEVFLDRKLGSHSPLPNPRLSHQAQENSVQDFKIPSNPTLKIPLAAVFDDLDIEVEEDELKTRGLTGLKNIGNTCYMNAALQALSNCPPLTHFFLDCGGLARTDKKPAICKSYLKLMTELWHKSRPGSVVPTGLFQGIKTVNPTFRGYSQQDAQEFLRCLMDLLHEELKEPVVELEDAHPMSVEESMEEDKSQSDVGFQTCESCGTCDKTENDAIFKPVLEDPAETTMLIQDDDNNSITSKDWQKEKIPSNKLKQTNSMEDFEKDANTASETTECLNNQGTVKVQIHSRFSEYINDVHMNDISAAQTSSSNEGMNSRLSNSPPKSFPSCSSLAPVHKKVSTVSSPKRKKRKKYRSVISDIFDGTIISSVQCLTCDRLSVTLETFQDLSLPIPGKEDLAKLHSASHQTSLVKAGSCGEAYAPQGWIAFFMEYFKSWFWGPVVTLQDCLAAFFARDELKGDNMYSCGRCKKLRNGVKFCKVQKFPEILCIHLKRFRHELMFSTKIGTHVSFPLEGLDLQPFLAKDSPAQIVTYDLLSVICHHGTASSGHYIAYCRNNLNNLWYEFDDQSVTEVSESTVQNAEAYVLFYRKSSEEAQRERRRISGLLNMMEPSLLQFYVSRQWLNKFKTFAEPGPISNNDFLCMHGGVPPHKANFIEDLVVMLPQNIWDNLYSRYGGGPAVNHLYVCHTCQIESERIEKRRKNELEMFIRLNRAFQEEESPSTFYCISMQWFREWEGFVKAKDSDPPGPIDNAKIAVTKCGNAVLKQGADSGQISEETWNFLQSIYGGGPEIILRPPVPPVEPDILQTEEKIELETHGL, encoded by the exons ATGTCGTCGCCCGAAAGCAACTGTCCACACTTGGAATCAGTTGGTGAGATAACAAAAGAGGAATTGATACAGAAATCTCAT GGCACTTGTCAGGACTGTAAAGTCAGAGGACCCAACCTTTGGGCATGCTTAGAG AACAGATGTACGTATGTTGGCTGTGGTGAATCCCATGTTGATCACAGTACCACCCATTCCCAG gAGACAAAACACTGTCTAACTGTCAACCTTACTACACTCCGTGTTTGGTGTTATGCCTGTAGTAAGGAAGTATTCCTGGATAGAAAATTAGGATCTCATTCTCCACTGCCAAATCCAAGACTATCTCACCAAGCACAAGAAAATAGTGTGCAG GATTTTAAAATACCTAGTAATCCCACACTGAAGATTCCGCTGGCAGCTGTATTTGATGATTTAGATATCGAAGTGGAAGAAGATGAGTTAAAGACTAGAG GTCTAACAGGATTAAAAAATATTGGAAACACTTGTTATATGAATGCAGCTTTACAAGCTCTTTCCAACTG cCCACCTTTGACGCACTTTTTTCTTGACTGTGGAGGCTTAGCACGAACAGATAAGAAACCAGCAATTTGTAAAAGTTACCTCAAGCTGATGACAGAACTTTGGCACAAAAGCAG gcctGGTTCTGTTGTTCCTACTGGTTTATTTCAAGGAATTAAAACTGTTAATCCAACATTTCGAGGCTACTCTCAACAG GATGCACAAGAATTTTTGCGTTGTCTAATGGATTTGCTTCATGAAGAACTTAAAGAACCAGTTGTAGAACTGGAAGATGCCCATCCGATGAGTGTTGAAGAGAGTATGGAAGAAGACAAGAGCCAGTCAGATGTAGGCTTTCAGACCTGTGaatcctgtggtacctgtgataaaacagaaaatgatgcTATTTTTAAACCTGTCTTAGAGGATCCTGCAGAGACAACCATGTTAATTCAGGATGATGATAACAACTCAATTACATCCAAAgactggcagaaagaaaaaattccaagCAACAAGCTTAAACAAACAAATTCTATGGAAGACTTTGAAAAAGACGCAAACACTGCTTCAGAGACCACTGAATGTTTAAATAATCAAGGAACTGTCAAAGTACAGATACACAGCAGATTCTCAG AGTACATCAATGATGTCCACATGAATGATATATCTGCAGCTCAAACTTCATCATCAAATGAAGGGATGAACTCACGTTTATCAAACAGTCCTCCAAAATCATTCCCATCGTGCTCTTCACTGGCACCAGTCCACAAAAAAG TTTCAACTGTATCATCACCAAAAAGGAAGAAGCGCAAGAAGTACAGGAGTGTTATTTCTGATATATTTGATGGGACTATAATAAGCTCAGTACAGTGCTTGACTTGTGATCGG ctgTCTGTAACACTGGAGACCTTTCAGGATCTGTCCTTACCTATTCCAGGGAAGGAAGATCTTGCTAAACTCCATTCTGCAAGTCATCAGACATCTCTAGTCAAGGCAGGGTCATGTGGAGAGGCGTACGCTCCCCAGGGATGGATAGCTTTTTTTATGGAATATTTCAAAAG CTGGTTTTGGGGTCCAGTTGTAACCTTACAAGATTGTCTTGCTGCCTTTTTCGCCAGAGATGAGCTCAAGG GTGATAACATGTACAGCTGTGGAAGGTGTAAGAA gtTAAGAAATGGAGTGAAATTCTGCAAAGTGCAAAAATTTCCTGAG ATATTGTGCATTCATCTCAAAAGATTTAGACATGAACTTATGTTTTCCACAAAAATTGGGACCCATGTGTCCTTTCCCTTGGAAGGCCTTGATCTTCAGCCTTTCCTTGCGAAGGACAGTCCAGCTCAAATAGTGACTTATGATCTCCTATCTGTCATCTGCCATCATGGAACTGCCAGCA GTGGACATTATATAGCTTATTGTCGCAACAATTTAAATAATTTGTGGTATGAATTTGATGACCAGAGTGTCACAGAAGTATCGGAATCAACAGTGCAAAACGCAGAAGCCTATGTTCTCTTCTATAG AAAGAGCAGTGAAGAAGCACAGAGAGAGAGACGGAGGATATCAGGTCTACTGAATATGATGGAACCAAGTCTTCTGCAGTTCTATGTTTCCAGACAGTGGTTAAATAAATTCAAGACTTTTGCAGAGCCAGGACCAATTTCAAATAATGACTTTCTTTGTATGCATGGAG GTGTTCCTCCACACAAAGCTAACTTCATAGAGGACCTAGTTGTAATGCTACCTCAAAATATATGGGATAATCTGTATAGCAG GTATGGAGGAGGACCAGCTGTTAACCATCTGTATGTTTGTCATACCTGCCAAATAGAGTCTGAAAGAattgaaaaaagaaggaaaaatgaattgGAAATGTTTATTCGG cttaaTAGAGCATTCCAAGAAGAAGAATCTCCATCAACTTTTTACTGCATCAGTATGCAGTGGTTCAGAGAATGGGAAGGGTTTGTAAAGGCTAAAGACAGTG ATCCTCCTGGTCCTATTGATAACGCTAAGATTGCAGTAACAAAATGTGGAAATGCTGTTCTAAAACAAG gtgCAGATTCTGGACAAATATCTGAAGAAACATGGAATTTTCTTCAGTCAATCTATGGTGGAGGTCCAGAGATTATACTCAGACCACCTGTTCCTCCAGTAGAACCTGATATCTTGCAAACAGAGGAGAAGATTGAATTAGAAACTCATGGTCTGTAG